CCATGCTGGACCTCCTCCTCGCCAACAAGCTGGTGAAGGCGGTGCCTCCCGGCGCCCACCTCCTCTTCGTCGGCGACGTGGACCAGTTGCCCAGCGTCGGCGCCGGCGAGGTCCTCCGTGACCTGTTGGCCGACGGCAGCCCCGTCCCCGCCGTCCGCCTCACCAAGGTCTTCCGCCAGGCCCAGCAGTCGGGCGTGGTGACCAACGCGCACCGGATCAACTCCGGGCAGCACCCGGTCACCGACGGCATGAAGGACTTCTTCCTCTTCGTCGAGGACGACACGGAGGAGGCCGGGCGCCTCACGGTCGACGTGGCGGCCCGTCGCATTCCGGCCAGGTTCGGGCTCGACCCGCGCCGGGACGTCCAGGTGCTGGCGCCCATGCACCGCGGCCCGGCCGGCGCAGGCAACCTCAACGGGCTGCTCCAGCAGGCCATCACCCCCGCCCGTCCCGACCTGGCCGAGAAGCGGTTCGGCGGACGGGTCTTCCGCGTCGGCGACAAGGTCACCCAGATTCGCAACAATTACGAGAAGGGCGAGAACGGCGTCTTCAACGGCACCGTCGGCGTGGTCACCGCGCTCGACCCGGTCGACCAGCGGCTGACGGTCCTCACCGACGAGGACGAGGAGGTGGCGTACGAGTTCGACGAACTGGACGAGCTGGCGCACGCCTACGCGGTGACCATCCACCGGTCCCAGGGCAGCGAGTACCCGGCCGTGGTGATCCCGGTCACCACCGGCGCCTGGATGATGCTCCAGCGCAACCTTCTGTATACGGCGGTGACCAGGGCGAAGAAGCTCGTCGTCCTCGTCGGCTCCCGCAAGGCGATCGGCCAGGCGGTCCGCACGGTGTCGGCGGGCCGCAGGTGCACGGCTCTCGACTTCCGGCTCGCGCCACGGTCACTGTGAGTACCTCTCGTGAAGGCGCGTCGCCCCGTGAGTGAAATTTGATCGATCAAATGAGTCGTAAAGGTCACACAGCCCTTCCAGATGTCGGACGGAGGGGGCAGGATGAGCAAGTTGGCGGCACTGAGTGCCGCCGATGGGCCCGATGGTCGACCCCGAGTGCACTCTCCAGAGCCAATTGGGGGATGGTAGAGACAGTCAGGGCACCTCGAAGAAGAGGCACTACGTCGGTGAGGGATGACGTGAGCGACAACTCTGTAGTACTGCGGTACGGCGACGGCGAGTACACCTACCCGGTGATCGACAGCACCGTCGGCGACAAGGGCTTCGACATCGGGAAGCTCCGGGCCCAGACCGGTCTGGTCACCCTGGACAGCGGCTACGGGAACACCGCTGCCTATAAATCCGCCATCACCTATCTCGACGGTGAGCAGGGCATCCTTCGGTACCGCGGCTACCCGATCGAGCAGCTGGCCGAGCGCTCCACCTTCCTGGAGGTGGCGTATCTGCTGATCAACGGTGAGCTTCCGACCGTCGACGAGCTCTCCACGTTCCAGAACGAGATCACGCAGCACACCCTGCTGCACGAGGACGTCAAGAACTTCTACCGGGGCTTCCCCCGGGACGCCCACCCGATGGCGATGCTCTCCTCCGTGGTCAGCGCCCTGTCGACGTTCTACCAGGACAGCCACAACCCGTTCGACGAGCGGCAGCGCAACCTCTCCACGATCCGCCTGCTCGCCAAGCTGCCGACCATCGCGGCGTACGCGTACAAGAAGTCGATCGGTCACCCGTTCGTCTACCCGCGCAACGACCTCGGTTACGTCGAGAACTTCCTGCGCATGACCTTCTCGGTCCCGGCCCAGGAGTACGACCTCGACCCCGTCGTCGTCTCCGCGCTCGACAAGCTGCTGATCCTGCACGCGGACCACGAGCAGAACTGTTCGACCTCCACGGTCCGACTGGTCGGCTCCTCGCAGGCGAACATGTTCGCCTCGATCTCCGCCGGTATCTCCGCGCTCTGGGGCCCGCTGCACGGCGGCGCCAACCAGTCCGTGCTGGAGATGCTGGAGGGCATCCAGACGAACGGCGGCGATGTCGACTCCTTCATCCGCAAGGTGAAGAACAAGGAGGACGGCGTCCGCCTGATGGGCTTCGGCCACCGGGTCTACAAGTCCTTCGACCCGCGCGCC
The DNA window shown above is from Streptomyces akebiae and carries:
- a CDS encoding citrate synthase, with product MSDNSVVLRYGDGEYTYPVIDSTVGDKGFDIGKLRAQTGLVTLDSGYGNTAAYKSAITYLDGEQGILRYRGYPIEQLAERSTFLEVAYLLINGELPTVDELSTFQNEITQHTLLHEDVKNFYRGFPRDAHPMAMLSSVVSALSTFYQDSHNPFDERQRNLSTIRLLAKLPTIAAYAYKKSIGHPFVYPRNDLGYVENFLRMTFSVPAQEYDLDPVVVSALDKLLILHADHEQNCSTSTVRLVGSSQANMFASISAGISALWGPLHGGANQSVLEMLEGIQTNGGDVDSFIRKVKNKEDGVRLMGFGHRVYKSFDPRAKIIKAAAHDVLSALGKSDELLDIALKLEEHALSDDYFVSRNLYPNVDFYTGLIYRAMGFPTEMFTVLFALGRLPGWIAQWHEMIKEPGSRIGRPRQIYTGVVERDFVPVEAR